In Hydractinia symbiolongicarpus strain clone_291-10 chromosome 13, HSymV2.1, whole genome shotgun sequence, a single genomic region encodes these proteins:
- the LOC130624206 gene encoding uncharacterized protein LOC130624206, with protein MAAFNNETCSSDHMFKTLKSIDWNNNATEECSITTDFKASRENEQEKSATGNLTAKRNASTQKNDPLVNIVYERMRHVGNELLHQELIKKANFKRVYQISDENKMLQEYNKELERKLRKVKERNLQLVLNKKIHHFKSQVVSTSTRETISFETHTDPVLSPPNNSDFTTHPEYIELCYPPRLHPTFMANLNEAPPLPSPIFAECMIGLLPGIPVVAKQSISNRRTSKHSMYDSHEIFLMKQKLNHEIMLTPPPSPGANLYLGKGYESLTKQLQQINDHQSSHIQASQRRAIHSQTSHRPPNHSQATDSKANYSEACHSQASYGQASYSQVDYCKARQSHANRNQANHSQANHGQANKGFNFANTPHLFFPSHFPGNNLRFDMNYGHTLNPALNPFQDRRDQGNAFSEIIRDFKRQESHCNSFTEENIWRRFKPY; from the exons ATGGctgcatttaacaatgaaacttgCTCGTCAGACCATATGTTCAAGACCCTAAAATCAATTGACTGGAATAATAACGCCACTGAAGAATGCTCTATCACTACCGATTTCAAAGCTTCAAGGGAAAATGAACAAGAAAAGTCGGCGACAGGCAATTTGACGGCAAAAAGAAATGCAAGTACGCAAAAGAATGAC CCTTTAGTAAATATTGTATatgaacgcatgagacatgttgGCAACGAGTTACTACACCAGGAATTGATAAAAAAGGCGAATTTCAAGAGGGTTTACCAAATTTCAGATGAAAATAAAATGCTCCAAGAATACAACAAGGAGTTAGAAAGGAAATTACGAAAAGTGAAAGAAAGGAATTTGCAG ttAGTGCTAAATAAAAAGATTCATCATTTTAAATCTCAAGTTGTCTCAACATCAACCAGAGAAACCATCTCTTTCGAAACACACACTGATCCGGTCTTAAGCCCGCCTAACAACAGCGATTTTACAACACATCCTGAATACATCGAGTTATGCTACCCACCCAGATTACATCCTACCTTTATGGCAAATCTTAATGAAGCACCTCCCTTGCCAAGTCCAATCTTTGCCGAATGTATGATTGGATTATTACCTGGAATTCCGGTGGTAGCAAAACAATCGATATCTAATAGAAGAACTTCTAAACATTCCATGTATGACTCTCATGAGATATTTCTGATGAAGCAAAAACTAAACCACGAGATTATGCTAACACCACCACCCTCTCCGGGTGCCAATCTGTATTTGGGCAAAGGATATGAAAGTTTGACAAAGCAGCTACAGCAGATTAACGACCATCAATCTAGTCACATTCAAGCCAGTCAAAGACGAGCTATTCACAGCCAAACCAGTCATAGACCACCCAATCACAGTCAAGCGACTGACAGTAAAGCCAATTACAGTGAAGCATGTCATAGTCAAGCCAGTTATGGACAAGCAAGTTACAGTCAAGTCGATTACTGTAAAGCAAGACAAAGTCATGCCAATCGCAATCAAGCCAATCACAGTCAAGCCAATCACGGTCAAGCCAATAAAGGATTTAACTTTGCGAACACACctcatttattttttccttcGCATTTTCCAGGAAACAACTTGCGGTTTGACATGAACTACGGTCACACGCTAAATCCAGCATTAAACCCTTTTCAAGATCGACGCGACCAAGGAAATGCATTTTCAGAAATAATACGAGATTTCAAACGGCAAGAAAGTCATTGTAACAGCTTCACCGAAGAAAATATTTGGAGGCGGTTTAAGCCTTATTAA
- the LOC130624311 gene encoding LWamide neuropeptides, whose translation MRNLILLMLLTVLLDKGIGKCNAKNEEDRDGNARNNRIDKNDEDSDSIEKYFREVTDELSKILAKRIYRDIQLRENNKKAENRQSWIGDLENLDIDSTVQRPPGLWGREADFDNNRAHDSAQISDEKPPGIWAGDAKPPGLWGRDAKPPGLRGRDAKPPGLWGRDAKPPGLWTGDAKPPGLWGRDAKPPGLWGRDAKPPGLWGREAKPPGLWGRDVKPPGLWGRDAKPPGLWGRDAKPPGLWGRDAKPPGLWGRDTKPPGLWGRDAKPPSLWSKDDNVIKSQSEDAKPPGLWGRQVEDGPTKIWGDGFLDAERHIRLLKNDERFNRLEKKVDMEEEVRIAQGPSVTKDTFGELADLLRKRIVKRLHKTDSLNNRRNNNKNNKF comes from the coding sequence ATGAGAAACTTGATACTGCTGATGTTACTTACTGTACTGCTGGATAAAGGAATTGGTAAATGCAACGCTAAAAACGAAGAAGATCGGGATGGGAACGCGAGGAACAATAGAATTGATAAAAACGATGAGGATAGCGATTCtatagaaaaatatttcagAGAAGTGACTGACGAACTATCAAAGATACTAGCTAAAAGGATATACCGCGATATACAATTAAGGGAGAATAACAAGAAAGCTGAGAATCGACAGTCTTGGATTGGGGATTTAGAAAACCTAGATATTGATTCAACAGTACAGAGGCCGCCAGGTTTGTGGGGAAGAGAAGCCGATTTTGATAATAATAGAGCTCATGACTCAGCGCAAATATCAGATGAGAAACCGCCTGGAATTTGGGCTGGAGATGCTAAACCACCAGGTCTGTGGGGCCGTGATGCGAAACCACCAGGCTTACGGGGCCGTGACGCCAAACCACCAGGCTTATGGGGACGTGACGCCAAGCCACCTGGCTTATGGACCGGTGATGCTAAGCCACCAGGTTTATGGGGCCGTGACGCCAAACCACCAGGTTTATGGGGTCGTGATGCCAAACCACCCGGTTTGTGGGGCCGTGAAGCAAAGCCACCAGGTTTATGGGGTCGTGATGTCAAACCACCAGGTTTATGGGGCCGTGATGCCAAGCCACCAGGTTTATGGGGCCGTGATGCTAAACCACCAGGTTTATGGGGGCGTGATGCTAAACCACCAGGTTTATGGGGTCGTGACACTAAGCCACCAGGTTTATGGGGTCGTGACGCTAAACCACCTAGTCTATGGAGTAAAGATGATAATGTTATTAAATCACAAAGCGAGGACGCAAAACCTCCAGGATTATGGGGTCGTCAGGTTGAAGATGGGCCAACAAAGATTTGGGGAGATGGATTCCTGGATGCTGAACGTCATATTAGGTTGCTCAAAAACGACGAGCGCTTTAATCGACTAGAAAAAAAGGTTGATATGGAAGAGGAGGTCCGTATTGCTCAAGGGCCTTCCGTTACAAAAGATACTTTTGGAGAATTAGCTGATTTACTGAGAAAACGAATTGTAAAGAGACTGCATAAAACTGATAGCCTCAACAACAGGAGAAACAATAACAAGAATAATAAGTTTTAA